The Thermoanaerobacterium thermosaccharolyticum DSM 571 region TCAAGAGCTTTTAGAGTGTTTTGATACGAAGGAAAGATTAGAGAAGCTATTAGGGTTTATATTGAAAGAGCTTGATATACTTGAAATAGAGAAAAAAATAAATATGCGGGTCCACAAACAGATAGACAAAAGCCAAAGGGAGTATTATTTAAGAGAGCAATTAAAAGCTATAAAAGCCGAACTTGGAGAATCTGATGAAATAGATCAGGAAATAGATGAATATGAAGAAAAAATCGAGTCAAAAGATTTGCCTGATTATGTTAAAGAAAAAGCTAAAGAAGAGTTGAGAAGATTAAGCAGGATGGGGCCAGGATCTGCAGAAGGATCCGTTGTTAGGACGTACATAGATTGGCTTTTGGACTTGCCGTGGAATGAAGAGACAAAAGACGTGCTTGACCTTAAAAGAGCAGAAAAAATTTTGAATGAAGATCACTACGGATTAAAGAAAGTAAAAGAGAGGATTTTGGAGTTTTTAGCAGTAAGAAGTTATCACGAAAAGATGAAAAGCCCGATTCTATGCCTTGTAGGTCCTCCTGGCGTAGGAAAGACATCCCTTGGAAAATCTATCGCAAGGGCAATGAATAGAAAATTTGTAAGGTTGTCTTTAGGTGGAGTTAGAGATGAAGCTGAGATAAGAGGACATAGAAGGACATATGTGGGGGCAATACCTGGTGGAATAATTAATTCATTAAAGATTGCGGGTTCCAAAAATCCAGTTTTTCTTTTGGATGAGATAGACAAGATGAGTTCTGATTTTAGGGGTGATCCAGCATCAGCAATGCTGGAAGTTTTGGATCCAGAGCAAAACTCTACATACAGGGATCATTACATTGATTTGCCATTTGATTTGTCAAGGGTGCTTTTTATAACAACAGCTAATACATTAGACACAATACCAGCTCCACTTCTTGACAGAATGGAAGTCATATATATATCTGGATATACGGAAGAAGAAAAATTGCACATTGCAAAAGAACATTTGGTTCCCAAAATATTAAAAGAACACGGAGCAACTGATGAAATTATAAAGATACAAGACTCAGCTATCATCGGCATAATATCAGAGTACACAAGGGAAGCGGGTGTGAGGGCGTTAGAGCAGAATATAGCAAAAGTTGTAAGAAAGTCCATTAAAACTATAGTGGAAGATAAAGCCAAGTCAATAAAAGTCGGGAAACAAAATCTGCAAAAATACCTTGGAAAGCCACTATTTAGGATAGACAAAGCAAACTTGCAAAACAAAGTAGGCATGGTTACTGGCCTTGCATGGACTAGAGTTGGCGGTGACACGCTTACAGTTGAAGCAACTACTATGCCTGGGACAGGAAAACTTACGTTGACAGGGCAATTAGGAGATGTCATGAAAGAATCTGCACAGGCAGGATTCAGCTATATAAGATCTAATGCTGATACATTGGGTATAAATAAAGATTTTTACAAAAACCTGGACATACACATCCATGTGCCAGAAGGCGCAATACCAAAAGATGGTCCGTCTGCTGGCATAACAATGGTGACAGCGATGGTTTCAGCCATTAAAAAGGTACCGGTAAGAGGTGATATAGCCATGACAGGTGAAATCACACTGACCGGAAAAGTATTGCCTATTGGCGGCTTAAAGGAAAAAGTTTTGGCTGCCCACAGGGCCGGTATACTTAAGATAATTGCACCAGCAGATAATAAAAGGGATTTAGACGAGATACCGCAAAGTGTCAAGAAGAAGTTGGAATTCAAGTTTGTGTCAAATATCGATGAAGTCTTAAAAATATCGTTAGTAGGTGAGAATTCAGATGAAAATCAAATCAATAGAGCTCAAAGTTGCTGCATACAATAAAAACCAATATCCAGATGACGGGCTAACACAAATTGCTGTAATAGGCAGGTCGAATGTAGGCAAATCATCCTTTATAAATACCATAGTTAACAGGAAAAATTTCGCAAGAGTTAGTCAGAAACCGGGAAAGACGCAAGGTATTAATTTTTACCTTGTAAATAATTCATTTTACTTAGTTGATCTTCCTGGCTATGGCTATGCTGAGGTTTCAAAAGAAATGAAAAAACAGTGGTCAATAAATATTGAGACTTACTTAAATGTTTCAGAATATCTCAAAGGGGCAATAATGCTTGTAGACATCAGGCATAAGCCCACAGATGATGATGTTCTAATGATGAATTATTTAAAACATAGAAATTTAAATTATGTTGTTGTTGCCACAAAGTCAGATAAGCTGAATAGGCAAGAAATTCAAAGGTCGCTAAATGTCATATCTGAGACACTTGAAGTCGATAAAGGTAAAATTGTACCTTTTTCATCTTTGAAGAAAACAGGTGTAGATAATATCTACACCTATTTAGATTCTATTCTTGAGGACAATAAAAGAATTGAAGATTAATGACGATAATGGAGAATTATTCAGTGTATTCGTTAAATATCAGTTAATTTGATTAAAAATGAAGTTATATGATGTGTGATTGACATTTGCTATTGAAAAGTACCGGTTGTATAATTAAGGTAATGAAATAAGCCTAATTCCAATGGAAACGGGGGGCCCAATAACTGGGGCGAAATTCGAAAGAATAGGGTTAAGTTCTCTTAAATCCTAGCCCGACAGCTAACCTCGTAGGCTTTTAAGGGAGAAGTTAAAAAACTTGAAGACTTCAGGTTTTTTATATTTTTGGGGGGAAATTGCAATGATTGCTAAAAAAGATGATGCTGGATAAACATAAAGCATTTCTACTATTAATGAGATCGTGGAAAATAAATTTCAATAATTGAGCATTATATTTGGAGATGAAGAAATGACTGTAAGGCAAAAAGTACAGCATACTTTAAGCACTATAACGCCGATACAGGTGCTTGCCTTAGGGTTTGCTGCAGTAATATTAGTAGGAACATTTGTCCTAATGCTCCCTATATCCTCGAGAAATAATAACACGACTGATTTTACAACTGCTTTGTTTACAGCAACATCAGCAACATGTGTTACAGGCTTGGTAGTAGTTGATACTGGAACATATTGGTCTAGGTTTGGTCAGACGGTTATTATGCTTCTCATACAAATAGGCGGACTGGGATTTATGTCATTTGCAACCCTTTTATTTATGATAATGGGTAAAAAAATAACTTTCAAAGAAAGGCTTGTTATGCAGGAAGCCATGAGTGCTCTGACACCGCAAGGTATAGTTAGGCTTATAAGATATGCACTTATAAGCACATTTGTAATTGAAGGCATTGGCGCAGCGTTATTATCATTTAAGTTTATTCCTCAATTCGGACTTTGGGAAGGGATTTTTAAAGGGATATTTCATTCAGTATCTGCCTATAATAATGCTGGATTTGATATTTTTGGTAATTTTAAAAGTTTGACGCAGTACACTGAAAGCTTCATTGTAAATTTTGTGATAATGGCATTGATCGTTCTTGGCGGTTTAGGATTTACAGTGCAGTATGAGATAATCGATAAAAGATATTTTAAAAAGTTTTCTCTACACTCAAAAGTTGTAATCATAACGACATCAATTTTAATCGTGGTCGGTGCTTTAATATTTTATTTATTAGAGCATGACAATCCTGAAACGATGAAATACCTTTCATTTAAAGGGAAAGTACTATCATCATTATTCGCATCTATAACGCCTAGGACTGCTGGATTTAACACCATTGATATTGCAAAGATGACAGATGCTTCAAATTTCTTTACAGTCATATT contains the following coding sequences:
- the lon gene encoding endopeptidase La — translated: MMDKKYILPMVPLRGLTVFPYMVLHFDVGRGKSVKAIEEAMLRNQLVFLVTQKHADIDEPTIDDIYSVGTITKVKQMLRLPGEVVRVLVEGISRAELKNLISSESFFEVEVIEKIDNTEIQKDSELEALMRSVTSAFEEYISISSKIPLDSIYNVVSVEEPGRLADVITEHLSLNQSQNQELLECFDTKERLEKLLGFILKELDILEIEKKINMRVHKQIDKSQREYYLREQLKAIKAELGESDEIDQEIDEYEEKIESKDLPDYVKEKAKEELRRLSRMGPGSAEGSVVRTYIDWLLDLPWNEETKDVLDLKRAEKILNEDHYGLKKVKERILEFLAVRSYHEKMKSPILCLVGPPGVGKTSLGKSIARAMNRKFVRLSLGGVRDEAEIRGHRRTYVGAIPGGIINSLKIAGSKNPVFLLDEIDKMSSDFRGDPASAMLEVLDPEQNSTYRDHYIDLPFDLSRVLFITTANTLDTIPAPLLDRMEVIYISGYTEEEKLHIAKEHLVPKILKEHGATDEIIKIQDSAIIGIISEYTREAGVRALEQNIAKVVRKSIKTIVEDKAKSIKVGKQNLQKYLGKPLFRIDKANLQNKVGMVTGLAWTRVGGDTLTVEATTMPGTGKLTLTGQLGDVMKESAQAGFSYIRSNADTLGINKDFYKNLDIHIHVPEGAIPKDGPSAGITMVTAMVSAIKKVPVRGDIAMTGEITLTGKVLPIGGLKEKVLAAHRAGILKIIAPADNKRDLDEIPQSVKKKLEFKFVSNIDEVLKISLVGENSDENQINRAQSCCIQ
- the yihA gene encoding ribosome biogenesis GTP-binding protein YihA/YsxC is translated as MKIKSIELKVAAYNKNQYPDDGLTQIAVIGRSNVGKSSFINTIVNRKNFARVSQKPGKTQGINFYLVNNSFYLVDLPGYGYAEVSKEMKKQWSINIETYLNVSEYLKGAIMLVDIRHKPTDDDVLMMNYLKHRNLNYVVVATKSDKLNRQEIQRSLNVISETLEVDKGKIVPFSSLKKTGVDNIYTYLDSILEDNKRIED
- a CDS encoding TrkH family potassium uptake protein, which gives rise to MFGDEEMTVRQKVQHTLSTITPIQVLALGFAAVILVGTFVLMLPISSRNNNTTDFTTALFTATSATCVTGLVVVDTGTYWSRFGQTVIMLLIQIGGLGFMSFATLLFMIMGKKITFKERLVMQEAMSALTPQGIVRLIRYALISTFVIEGIGAALLSFKFIPQFGLWEGIFKGIFHSVSAYNNAGFDIFGNFKSLTQYTESFIVNFVIMALIVLGGLGFTVQYEIIDKRYFKKFSLHSKVVIITTSILIVVGALIFYLLEHDNPETMKYLSFKGKVLSSLFASITPRTAGFNTIDIAKMTDASNFFTVILMFIGASPGSTGGGIKTSTFAVIVMTLLSVIKGREDTEILDKRIPKDEVYRALSVVCISMFIVLFDVLLLSVFEKANFLPIFYEVISAFGTVGLTMGLTPHLDITGRIIIVLTMYAGRVGPLTVIYALVRKHANTNAVMKYPEGNVLIG